TATGAGTCATTcgatgtctcttcacaaatttggtcagtttttttatatttcttgttgcttagttctctcaaagacattattggtgaagcaaaaacgtgtgtgtgaaaaacactttggtgtgaatcACTTCATAGAcgcaagtcatgtgatgaccctttacacgtataaatatcactcacttttgcacattaatcattgctcttcacaatcacaaaagtgaccgattatggtttcaaaacgctGATAGGTGAGGAGTTTGAAtccctgaaatattttttttttcatgcatttttttttttgtggaatttgataatgcTCAATGGCACACTAATGTgccgtggcacagtggttgggaaacactgagttGGAGTATTTcactacaaaattactcaaatGCCCATCCCTGATTGGCCACatcccaacttcggataagcggttgaagatggatggattggtGGATGGCCCATCCCTGATTTGTTTTCAAAATTTTGAATATTGGACAAACGTTTGGTCTTTTacagtttgaaatgtttttgtcaaTGTTTCTGTTCACTAAagagtaaaactgaataaaatgaatgaatatgacatgatacAATTTTAACTCAATTTAAAGGATATATTCGTCACAATACTAAAACTATTACTACACTATGAAACTGCTAAAATGAACACTGGCTAAACGCAGTTGCAGCTAAATAGTAAAAATGTGTGAGGTAGTAGTAAAAAGTATTAGGAAGGATTTCTATACAGTACTCATCTTGTAATGTACTAACAGCTCAAATAAACTCATACCGGTAATGGCCCTGCGGATTTCAGTGGCGGCAGCCTCCCTCATCTCAAGCGACGCCTGTTCACTGTACCACGCCGTGTGTGGGGTGCAGATCAGATTGGGTGCATCCTTCAGAGGACCCTGAGTAAAACTGAGAAAAAAACACAGTTCAGATTAAGAAAATGAGACTTGCATTCAAATTCGCATAATTTGAACACACATGTTACCTAAAAGGTTCAGACTCGTGAACGTCCAGGGCGGCCCCCCGTATCCTCCCCTCTTTCAGTGCCTGAGCCAGGGCTTTCTCGTCAACCAGACCCCCTCGGGCTGTGTTCACTAGAAATGCTCCCTGACGCATCTACAAAACAGATTGAACATTATCACACAAATCTTCAAAAGACATGTTCACAGCCTAGCCACCAGATGGCACTCATGATAACAAAATGACGTAAAATAAAGTTTCACCTGTTTGATAGTAAAGTCATTAATGAGGTGGTGATTGTGTTCGTTCAGGTTACAGTGGAGAGACACACAGTCACTCTGATAAAGAAGGTCCTGTAAGGTATAAACTCTCTGGACGCCCAGCGATCGCTCTAAACCATCTTGCAGGTATGGATCATAAAAGATCACGTTGAAGCCAAATGCTTTCGCTCGTACAGCCACTGCTTGACCCGATCGACCtataaaacacacatatatatacaaatatataacacAAATCCACCCCACGGAAATGTCAAATTgttctgtatacagtatatatatatatatatagataatgataatgttaatgaatgttattataaagtgttaccaaaaatataaataatctcTCACCAAAGCCAATCAGTCCTAGTGTCTCCCCTCTGATGCGGGCGGCCCCTGACGCCACCTCTCTGATCTGCTCCACGCTCTGCACCCGTGTGCCCTCACGCATGGCCTGATACAGCCATGTGTTCCTCCTGTACAGATTCAGGATGTGGCACAGCGTTGAGTCTGCCGTCTCCTCCACCGCAGCTGATGGAATATTACACACTGCAATGCCTGCACAAGCACAAACACTCAATTTGATTCATGGACATTTGTTAGAGTTAACAACTTcaaaacttttaaatgtacttgcaCTGATGCACCACAATGTCAATTAAACGTTGGTGTCAGCCGATAAAAGCAATCATCTGCACCATCAGACATCTGCCTAATGGATCGGACATCATCAATGCTACAATTTCACGAGCTGGAGCTACCGTTACAACTTTAACACGGCTTATTTGATTACTCACCTTAAAGCTCACCACAGCGAGGAATATGACGGGTTTGTTAAAGCTACAGCGTCAGCTGCTTAAGCTACTTCGGAAttcagttaaagggacagttcacccaaaaacgtaaattctttcatcatttactcaccctcatgccgtcccagatatgttcgactttctttcttctgcagaacacaaattaagatttttagaagaatatttcagccctgtaggtccatacaatacaagtgaatggttaataaaaagcacataaaggcagcataaaagtaatccatatgactccagtggtttaatccatgtcttctggagtgatccaaatcagttttgggtgagaacagaacaaaatgtcaCTGTAGTCTTGTATGCATTATCATAATTTCAAACTCCATTACACTTTACTAGCGATTTTTGCATGAGCATAGCGTTAGATGATGCtagaaagtgtaattgagcttgaaattaaGATCGCcatggagactgctgatgtcaagatttttgGTCTAGATCTTTTCTGACCCAAAATAAATTGGATTTAtttagattaaaccactggagctttatagattacttttatgctgcatttatgtgctttttggagcttcaaagatttggtcgccatccacttgcattgtatggacctacagagctgaacaattcttctaaaaatcttctactgaacacagaaagtcatacacgtctgggttggcatgagggggagtaaatggggccaaattttCATTATTGGCTGAACAGGGTTTTGTTTAAAATGGAGGCCAGTTACTCTGAAACATGGAAGACATGTAGAGACCTAGAGACTAAAGTAACTATTTATACTGTATCTTATCTATAAGTCATGTAATGAATTACCAGTGATATAAAACAAAGTATCATAAGAAAGCAGAACCACAAACTATCTACATCGGCaatgttgttctaaataatcagaaCTTGGTATCGTCACATACATTGTGTTTCACTGCATCCCTAGTATCTAGACAAGATCTCCACGAGCAGAACTGTATATTTACTTCGCTCTCAGGGTTATTCCTGTAAATTTCAGATGTATTCGCCCCAAAATATCATATAAAGAAAAACTGTGGCTGGTAGCGCTACATGTCGGTCAAACAATCTCTTTCTGTCTATACGAGTTCTTGTCCAGAACAAGTCgtaaagtggaccagacttaTAGCCGATAAGTGAAAGGTTTGTGACTCTTCTCTTCAAGATTAGAGTCGGGATTTGACTTGTTGGCTTATCAAGCTTTGAATCTGAGGACACATGGAGAATGAAGATCATTATAACCCAAGAATATCTTCTCTTTAATTCTAAGTACTCTACTGTATGCCAGTATACAATTATCCGTCCTCTACCTCCTACCTTCTGGCTCGACAAATGCTAACTTTTTATGTGACTTTTCCTCACGACATGCAGAGTGCTTTGATTTCTAAACAAAAGACTGAACCTGGTTTCTCAGCTGAGTGCGTTTGATGTCAGTAGTGTGTACTCTGTGAGGAGAGCATCATGATGTCAAACCCCCAGAGTGGATAACACACAGCAGGAGCTCTCAGAAGCAAAAGACATTTCAACAGTCAACATTTAATTTTTCTACAGTTTTTCACAATATCATCTCATTTAGTAAAGTGTCCCTCAAAAGATCACCATTATTTCTGAAGGCTTACTCCTGTATTAATGGCTAGACAAACACAGTTTTCTTCCCTGtcttgacatatttcctattaaaCAGGATGTTTGGGCATAACACACTGAAAGGCTCATCCCATTTTGTacatgtcacagccatgaaccacaatttgctacttgctattaacattaaaacaaattgtccaaTCAAATACTGTCTGGAATAACATACACCCCTGAGTGTAAGCTCATGTAATCAATATGTTTGTCTATTTTCCCAGAAGACAACgctaaataaatacactttaaatgCTTATATATTAGCACATACTGTAGATGGCCATGCATGGGCTAAAATCCACAAAAGTCTAATTtagcataacacacacacacacacacacacatgttgtgtttccatgttttgtggggactttccatagacataattgtttttatactgtacaaactttatattctatcccctaaacctaaccctacccctaaacctaaccctcacagaaaactttctgcatttgtacattttcaaaaaacatagtttagtatgatttataagctgtttcctcatggggaccgacaaaatgtccccacaaggtaaaacatttcgggttttactatccttatggggacatttggtacccacaaattgataaatacacgctcacacacatacacatacacacacacacacacacacacacacacacacacacacacacacacacacacacacacacacacactaaccctaCAGTATATGATATAGTTAGTTACAAcatagataaacacacacacacacacacacacacactaaccctaCAGTATATGATATAGCTAGTTACAACAtcgataaacacacacacacacacacacacacacacacacacacacactaaccctacagtatattatatagttAGTTACAACATAGATAGATATatctacaaaaacacacacacacgcacacacacacacacacacacacacacactaaccctacagtatattatatagttAGTTACAACATAGATAGATATatctacaaaaacacacacacacacaaacacacacacacacacacacacatacacacacactaaccctACAGTATATTATAGTTAGTTACAACATAGATatctacaaaaacacacacacacgcgcaagcacacacacacacacacaca
The Xyrauchen texanus isolate HMW12.3.18 chromosome 22, RBS_HiC_50CHRs, whole genome shotgun sequence DNA segment above includes these coding regions:
- the LOC127662578 gene encoding C-terminal-binding protein 2 isoform X2 codes for the protein MALIDKHKVKRQRLDRICEGIRPQIMNGPMHPRPLVALLDGRDCTVEMPILKDLATVAFCDAQSTQEIHEKVLNEAVGAMMYHTITLTREDLEKFKALRIIIRIGSGYDNIDIKAAGDMGIAVCNIPSAAVEETADSTLCHILNLYRRNTWLYQAMREGTRVQSVEQIREVASGAARIRGETLGLIGFGRSGQAVAVRAKAFGFNVIFYDPYLQDGLERSLGVQRVYTLQDLLYQSDCVSLHCNLNEHNHHLINDFTIKQMRQGAFLVNTARGGLVDEKALAQALKEGRIRGAALDVHESEPFSFTQGPLKDAPNLICTPHTAWYSEQASLEMREAAATEIRRAITGRIPDSLRNCVNKEFFVNTAPWGVMEQQVHPELNGGAYRFPPGAVGVSPGGMGGPMEGMMPGGVPSAYPLLPGTQPSLAPSPTQLLKHNDYREHLAKS
- the LOC127662578 gene encoding C-terminal-binding protein 2 isoform X3, whose product is MGGMWRQPFPGIRPQIMNGPMHPRPLVALLDGRDCTVEMPILKDLATVAFCDAQSTQEIHEKVLNEAVGAMMYHTITLTREDLEKFKALRIIIRIGSGYDNIDIKAAGDMGIAVCNIPSAAVEETADSTLCHILNLYRRNTWLYQAMREGTRVQSVEQIREVASGAARIRGETLGLIGFGRSGQAVAVRAKAFGFNVIFYDPYLQDGLERSLGVQRVYTLQDLLYQSDCVSLHCNLNEHNHHLINDFTIKQMRQGAFLVNTARGGLVDEKALAQALKEGRIRGAALDVHESEPFSFTQGPLKDAPNLICTPHTAWYSEQASLEMREAAATEIRRAITGRIPDSLRNCVNKEFFVNTAPWGVMEQQVHPELNGGAYRFPPGAVGVSPGGMGGPMEGMMPGGVPSAYPLLPGTQPSLAPSPTQLLKHNDYREHLAKS
- the LOC127662578 gene encoding C-terminal-binding protein 2 isoform X5, translated to MALIDKHKVKRQRLDRICEGIRPQIMNGPMHPRPLVALLDGRDCTVEMPILKDLATVAFCDAQSTQEIHEKVLNEAVGAMMYHTITLTREDLEKFKALRIIIRIGSGYDNIDIKAAGDMGIAVCNIPSAAVEETADSTLCHILNLYRRNTWLYQAMREGTRVQSVEQIREVASGAARIRGETLGLIGFGRSGQAVAVRAKAFGFNVIFYDPYLQDGLERSLGVQRVYTLQDLLYQSDCVSLHCNLNEHNHHLINDFTIKQMRQGAFLVNTARGGLVDEKALAQALKEGRIRGAALDVHESEPFSFTQGPLKDAPNLICTPHTAWYSEQASLEMREAAATEIRRAITGRIPDSLRNCVNKEFFVNTAPWGVMEQQVHPELNGGAYRMAQPLPAVSPGGQQDKMYT
- the LOC127662578 gene encoding C-terminal-binding protein 2 isoform X4 — its product is MALIDKHKVKRQRLDRICEGIRPQIMNGPMHPRPLVALLDGRDCTVEMPILKDLATVAFCDAQSTQEIHEKVLNEAVGAMMYHTITLTREDLEKFKALRIIIRIGSGYDNIDIKAAGDMGIAVCNIPSAAVEETADSTLCHILNLYRRNTWLYQAMREGTRVQSVEQIREVASGAARIRGETLGLIGFGRSGQAVAVRAKAFGFNVIFYDPYLQDGLERSLGVQRVYTLQDLLYQSDCVSLHCNLNEHNHHLINDFTIKQMRQGAFLVNTARGGLVDEKALAQALKEGRIRGAALDVHESEPFSFTQGPLKDAPNLICTPHTAWYSEQASLEMREAAATEIRRAITGRIPDSLRNCVNKEFFVNTAPWGVMEQQVHPELNGGAYSRMAQPLPAVSPGGQQDKMYT